In a single window of the Catenulispora sp. GP43 genome:
- a CDS encoding CHAT domain-containing protein, whose amino-acid sequence MSALDQVLAQPSAGRAAAEAVLGEGDDDEAAVIALRAIGLSWKENGDLARAARALRRSVALAERTGLSYRAAEARMSLVVILADRGNTDSALAEAALADSVLTGLDRARLRVNLGLVLGRIGRTAEALDALDASQPVLAAYGDARWEAIALNLRGIIHVYRGAGQTAQSDLLRAAHLTEDGGYRLLNAIVLGNLGFAAHRAGDLPSALYWIDAATQGFAEHDKPIVTVLIDRAETLLRAGLSTEAHTTLRQAIAEHERTGFRYDRAEHHLMWARAALADGEPAVAEDAARTARGMFGRQRRTAWADLARHVEASARFAAGERSPALLKTAVDLADRMAAAKWPVTPLEARLLAGRIALALNRNDQASALFAQVARHRNRREAEVRILAWHAHALHALANGRASAAERALQAGLRVHAENNAVLGATDLRAHAAARGEELAKLGLRLALERGDARAVLRWAETWRAASLRRRPVRPPDDEQLAADLAELRRVVADLAAVEAPTTLESSRSEVSRLNAERLRLEAAIRDRSRYARGTYAPEPPFSPAALAEVLGARVLVEFVRLDDDLHAVTVRDGVVRRHRLGSYAAVLKQLDVVRFTMNRMSRRFGSATMQAAAVQAYDHSRQVLDGLLFGPVRRALDGIAGVAGVAGDAEPKAAGAPDRPLIVVPTGSLHALPWTALPTCAGRAVSVTPSARLWLAAANAVEAAAVAVSAGPATGDNSAALGGSATVDGSAASASPATGDNSAALASAATGLGTVLMAGPGLAHAEPEIAALAARYPDAVVLSGDQATAANAARALDGAALAHVATHGRFRADHPLFSSLDAFDGPLYVYDLERLGSTPQTLVLSACESALSGVRPGDELMGLASAVFALGTRTLIASVTPVDDSDTRTLMLALHAALAAGRPAAAALAEASAQTGIGGFVCFGFGG is encoded by the coding sequence ATGAGCGCTCTCGATCAGGTACTGGCCCAGCCCTCCGCGGGCCGGGCGGCGGCCGAGGCTGTGCTGGGCGAGGGGGACGACGACGAGGCAGCGGTCATAGCCCTGCGCGCGATCGGCTTGTCCTGGAAGGAGAACGGCGACCTGGCTCGCGCCGCCAGGGCCCTGCGCCGAAGCGTGGCGCTCGCGGAGCGCACCGGCCTTTCCTACCGGGCCGCCGAAGCCCGGATGTCGCTGGTGGTGATCCTCGCCGACCGCGGCAACACCGACAGCGCGCTGGCCGAGGCGGCCCTCGCGGACAGCGTCCTGACCGGTCTGGACCGGGCCCGGCTGCGCGTGAACCTCGGCCTGGTCCTGGGCCGGATCGGCCGCACCGCCGAGGCGCTGGACGCCCTGGACGCCAGCCAGCCGGTCCTGGCCGCCTACGGCGACGCCCGGTGGGAGGCGATCGCCTTGAACCTGCGAGGGATCATCCACGTTTATCGGGGCGCCGGACAAACGGCACAGTCGGATCTGCTGCGCGCCGCGCACCTGACCGAGGACGGCGGTTACCGCCTGCTGAACGCGATCGTCCTGGGCAATCTGGGATTCGCCGCACACCGCGCCGGCGACCTGCCGTCCGCGCTGTACTGGATCGACGCCGCGACCCAGGGCTTCGCCGAGCACGACAAGCCGATCGTCACGGTGCTCATAGACCGCGCCGAGACGCTGCTGCGCGCCGGGCTCAGCACCGAGGCCCACACGACACTCCGGCAGGCGATCGCCGAACACGAACGCACCGGCTTCCGCTACGACCGCGCCGAGCATCACCTGATGTGGGCCCGCGCAGCCCTGGCCGACGGCGAACCGGCCGTGGCCGAGGACGCCGCGCGCACCGCCCGCGGCATGTTCGGCCGCCAGCGCCGCACGGCGTGGGCCGACCTGGCCCGGCATGTCGAGGCCTCGGCCCGGTTCGCAGCCGGCGAGCGCAGTCCGGCGTTGCTGAAGACGGCCGTCGACCTGGCGGACCGGATGGCCGCCGCCAAATGGCCGGTCACCCCGCTGGAGGCCCGGCTGCTGGCCGGCCGTATCGCTTTGGCGCTGAACCGCAATGATCAGGCCTCGGCATTGTTCGCGCAGGTGGCCCGCCACCGGAACCGGCGGGAGGCCGAGGTCAGGATCCTGGCCTGGCACGCGCACGCGCTGCACGCGCTCGCCAATGGCCGTGCCTCGGCCGCGGAGCGGGCCCTCCAAGCCGGTCTGCGCGTGCACGCCGAGAACAACGCCGTCCTGGGCGCCACCGACCTGCGCGCACACGCGGCAGCCCGCGGCGAAGAACTGGCCAAGCTCGGCCTGCGCCTGGCGCTGGAGCGCGGCGACGCGCGGGCGGTCCTGCGCTGGGCCGAGACCTGGCGCGCGGCCTCGCTGCGGCGTCGGCCAGTCCGGCCGCCGGACGATGAGCAGCTGGCCGCCGACCTGGCCGAGCTGCGGAGGGTGGTGGCCGACCTGGCGGCGGTGGAGGCGCCGACGACGCTGGAGTCCTCGCGCTCTGAGGTGTCGCGGCTGAACGCCGAGCGGTTGCGCCTGGAGGCGGCGATCCGGGACCGGTCGCGGTACGCACGCGGGACCTACGCGCCCGAGCCGCCCTTCTCCCCCGCCGCGCTGGCCGAGGTTCTGGGGGCGCGGGTGCTGGTGGAGTTCGTGCGGCTGGACGACGATCTGCACGCGGTGACGGTGCGGGACGGGGTGGTGCGGCGGCATCGGCTGGGCTCGTACGCGGCGGTGCTGAAGCAGCTGGACGTCGTGCGGTTCACGATGAACCGGATGTCGCGGCGGTTCGGGTCCGCGACGATGCAAGCCGCCGCGGTGCAGGCCTACGACCACAGCCGGCAGGTGCTGGACGGGTTGTTGTTCGGGCCGGTGCGGCGGGCCTTGGACGGCATAGCCGGGGTGGCCGGAGTGGCCGGGGACGCCGAGCCCAAGGCAGCCGGGGCCCCGGACCGCCCGCTGATCGTGGTCCCGACCGGATCCCTGCACGCCCTGCCGTGGACCGCGCTGCCGACCTGTGCCGGTCGCGCGGTGAGCGTGACGCCCTCGGCGCGGCTGTGGCTGGCGGCGGCCAATGCCGTCGAGGCGGCCGCGGTCGCGGTCTCGGCCGGCCCGGCGACCGGCGACAACTCGGCAGCCCTCGGCGGTTCGGCGACCGTCGACGGCTCAGCGGCTTCCGCCAGCCCGGCGACCGGCGACAACTCGGCAGCCCTCGCCAGCGCCGCGACCGGCCTCGGCACCGTGCTCATGGCCGGCCCGGGCCTGGCCCACGCCGAGCCGGAGATCGCCGCGCTGGCCGCGCGCTACCCGGACGCCGTCGTGCTCTCCGGCGATCAGGCCACCGCCGCGAACGCCGCGCGCGCCCTGGACGGCGCCGCGTTGGCGCACGTGGCCACGCACGGCCGGTTCCGGGCCGATCATCCGCTCTTCTCCAGCCTGGATGCCTTCGACGGTCCGTTGTACGTCTACGACCTGGAGCGCCTCGGCTCGACCCCGCAGACGCTGGTGCTCTCGGCGTGCGAGTCGGCGCTGTCCGGTGTGCGGCCGGGAGATGAGCTGATGGGGCTGGCCTCGGCGGTCTTCGCGCTCGGTACCCGCACCCTGATCGCCAGCGTCACGCCGGTCGACGACTCCGACACCCGCACCCTGATGCTCGCGCTGCACGCCGCGCTGGCGGCCGGCCGGCCGGCCGCGGCGGCGCTGGCCGAGGCCTCGGCCCAGACCGGGATCGGCGGGTTCGTGTGCTTCGGGTTCGGGGGCTGA
- a CDS encoding VOC family protein: MRLDHVSYAVSNSELGSTVNRLGTLLGATFRDGGVHPRFGTRNFVLPLAGGSYVEVVAPLDHPATDSAPFGKAVKARAEEGGGWLGWVVGVDDITPWEQRLGRPAAEGHRVRPDGFDLRWKQLGVLDLMADPQLPYFLAWEISADQRPGAGAENGIPAFERLEISGDRTQVLSWIGGSPDHDPLEEVTVDWIDAEEPGVLAVHFRCAGGSVRID, from the coding sequence GTGCGTCTCGATCACGTTTCCTATGCTGTGTCCAACTCCGAGCTCGGCTCCACGGTGAACCGGCTCGGCACGCTGCTCGGCGCGACCTTCCGCGACGGCGGCGTCCACCCGCGCTTCGGCACCCGCAACTTCGTGCTGCCCCTGGCCGGCGGCTCGTATGTGGAGGTCGTGGCCCCGCTGGACCACCCGGCCACCGACTCCGCCCCGTTCGGCAAGGCCGTCAAGGCCCGCGCCGAGGAGGGCGGCGGCTGGCTCGGCTGGGTCGTCGGCGTCGACGACATCACCCCCTGGGAGCAGCGCCTGGGCCGTCCGGCCGCCGAGGGCCACCGGGTCCGCCCCGACGGCTTCGACCTGCGCTGGAAGCAGCTCGGCGTCCTCGACCTGATGGCCGACCCGCAGCTGCCCTACTTCCTGGCCTGGGAGATCTCCGCCGACCAGCGCCCCGGCGCCGGCGCCGAGAACGGCATCCCGGCCTTCGAACGCCTGGAGATCAGCGGCGACCGCACCCAGGTGCTGTCCTGGATCGGCGGCTCGCCGGACCACGACCCGCTGGAAGAGGTGACGGTCGACTGGATCGACGCCGAGGAGCCCGGCGTGCTGGCGGTGCACTTCCGCTGCGCGGGCGGCAGCGTGCGGATCGACTAG
- a CDS encoding S24/S26 family peptidase — MAVAVVTGLVAAAALAALAIAALAKARRHVVVTVEGTSMAPTYRPGDRLLVRRCGLDGVERGQAVVVLRPDLVTGWKVADRAGGMPGDSPWFVKRVTALPGDPIPDGSVPPDHLYLLGDNPASEDSRRWGCCPGERVVGVVVRELGR; from the coding sequence ATGGCTGTGGCCGTGGTGACGGGGCTGGTCGCGGCGGCCGCCTTGGCGGCGCTGGCCATCGCCGCGCTGGCCAAGGCGCGGCGCCACGTGGTGGTGACCGTCGAGGGCACCAGCATGGCTCCGACCTATCGGCCTGGCGACCGGCTGCTGGTCCGCCGCTGCGGGCTGGACGGCGTCGAGCGCGGCCAGGCGGTCGTCGTGCTGCGCCCCGACCTGGTCACCGGCTGGAAGGTCGCGGACCGGGCCGGCGGCATGCCGGGGGACAGCCCCTGGTTCGTCAAGCGCGTCACCGCCCTGCCCGGCGACCCGATCCCCGACGGCTCCGTGCCGCCGGACCACCTGTACCTGCTCGGCGACAACCCGGCCAGCGAGGACTCCCGCCGCTGGGGCTGCTGCCCGGGCGAGCGCGTCGTCGGTGTCGTGGTGCGCGAGCTCGGGAGATAG
- a CDS encoding crotonase/enoyl-CoA hydratase family protein gives MGGTEHCTVERDGHTLVVTMNRPEAKNALSLPMLVGMADAWVEADADDDVRSIVLTGAGGAFCAGMDLKAMNMAAGSQYAERLKADPDLHWKALLRHYSPRKPLIAAVEGYAVAGGTELIQACDIRVAAASATFGLFEVRRGLFPVAGSTVRLPRQIPYSHAMEMLLTGRPYTAAEAQGIGLVGHLVDDGKALDKALEIAALINAAAPLSVEAVKRSVKETSGMSEAEGLARELEIGWPVFATEDAKEGPKAFAEKREAVWKRK, from the coding sequence ATGGGCGGCACCGAGCACTGCACTGTCGAACGCGACGGCCACACCCTGGTCGTCACCATGAACCGGCCCGAGGCCAAGAACGCGCTGTCGCTGCCGATGCTGGTCGGGATGGCCGACGCGTGGGTGGAGGCGGACGCCGACGACGACGTCCGCTCGATCGTGCTGACCGGCGCCGGGGGAGCGTTCTGCGCCGGCATGGACCTCAAGGCCATGAACATGGCCGCCGGCTCGCAGTACGCCGAACGCCTGAAGGCTGATCCCGACCTGCACTGGAAGGCGCTGCTGCGGCACTACAGCCCGCGCAAGCCGCTGATCGCCGCGGTCGAGGGCTACGCGGTGGCCGGCGGGACCGAGCTGATCCAGGCCTGCGACATCCGGGTCGCGGCGGCCTCGGCCACCTTCGGGCTGTTCGAGGTGCGGCGCGGCCTGTTCCCGGTGGCCGGCTCCACAGTGCGCCTGCCCCGGCAGATCCCCTACAGCCACGCCATGGAGATGCTGCTCACCGGCCGCCCTTACACCGCCGCCGAGGCGCAGGGGATCGGCCTGGTCGGGCACCTCGTGGACGATGGCAAAGCCCTGGACAAGGCCCTGGAGATCGCCGCGCTGATCAACGCCGCCGCGCCGCTGTCCGTGGAGGCGGTGAAGCGGTCGGTGAAGGAGACCTCCGGGATGAGCGAGGCCGAGGGCCTGGCCCGGGAGCTGGAGATCGGCTGGCCGGTGTTCGCCACCGAGGACGCCAAGGAGGGGCCGAAGGCGTTCGCCGAGAAGCGCGAGGCGGTGTGGAAGCGGAAGTGA